One stretch of Armigeres subalbatus isolate Guangzhou_Male chromosome 2, GZ_Asu_2, whole genome shotgun sequence DNA includes these proteins:
- the LOC134209990 gene encoding LOW QUALITY PROTEIN: uncharacterized protein LOC134209990 (The sequence of the model RefSeq protein was modified relative to this genomic sequence to represent the inferred CDS: inserted 1 base in 1 codon), with translation MLLEAHELWTPVVKIHPLVENAAQPTESMIDTAAITQLQSQRSTDNTITNEDISATIFLQQMNAPSGSVSILPSSSKTPFTSEAILNPGIDTQHNANQSVNEVLVLEEQVDETVGYDENCNPNNPEKRPLQDVTLIMSSKKHASCELKFQTFEVNWQKISDNVMNRLQNLQKFRDENPSQCVPKLIQLTKADLSGLTNSVVDQLRMIDTQIRADIIGTVSKQILNAFPCLSFVDDDGYGSGTGHVWLKHKMINRNSYLNRFKEQYVAKSDIELRRNRNVRAGTXKQYWENTTNECCKEVFSKLTRDEPALLTHEFLQASQSYVRYRYDENIPLKDILENLPVLRRRILLYYHFECATGVSADSLEKYYTAKRSKIIDFSKTNRKISHLDTAAPDYNIFEYLCRLLGENIEDIIILKEVGTKMVDITLDCSGSVIVAIDCGNGERMHYVFADQTRLSEGTKNVVAAVADLLCIHYVHNFMYMKQISKFLELVQEYFFKILPATGSKSNATRKGQQQRTVKRVIAAIANYSSP, from the exons AATCAATGATAGACACCGCCGCTATAACTCAGCTGCAATCGCAGAGATCTACCGACAACACAATTACAAATGAAGACATCAGTGCTACGATATTCCTACAGCAGATGAACGCTCCTTCAGGAAGTGTCTCTATTCTTCCAAGCTCCAGTAAAACACCATTCACATCAGAGGCCATACTGAATCCAGGGATCGACACTCAACATAATGCAAATCAATCGGTAAACGAAGTTCTAGTTCTTGAGGAACAAGTCGACGAGACTGTTGGCTACGATGAAAATTGCAATCCAAATAATCCGGAGAAAAGGCCTCTGCAAGATGTTACACTCATAATGAGTTCTAAGAAACACGCTTCATGTGAACTGAAGTTTCAAACCTTTGAAGTAAACTGGCAGAAGATAAGTGATAATGTCATGAATCGCCTgcaaaatttgcaaaaatttCGGGACGAGAATCCAAGTCAGTGTGTCCCAAAACTTATCCAACTGACAAAGGCTGATTTGAGTGGGCTTACGAATTCAGTGGTCGATCAACTACGGATGATTGACACTCAAATCCGAGCCGACATCATAGGAACTGTTTCGAAGCAAATTCTCAATGCGTTTCCGTGTTTAAGCTTTGTGGACGATGATGGCTATGGATCAGGAACCGGACATGTGTGGCTGAAACATAAGATGATTAATCGGAACTCGTACCTTAATCGATTCAAGGAACAGTATGTGGCAAAATCAGATATAGAACTACGACGAAACCGGAATGTGAGAGCAGGAA AAAAACAGTATTGGGAAAACACGACCAATGAATGCTGCAAAGAAGTTTTTTCGAAGCTCACACGTGATGAACCAGCGCTACTAACACATGAGTTCCTACAAGCCTCACAATCTTACGTTCGATATCGGTACGATGAGAACATTCCTTTGAAAGACATCTTAGAAAATCTCCCCGTTCTCAGACGGAGGATACTGCTGTACTACCATTTTGAGTGTGCGACAGGAGTATCGGCGGATTCATTGGAGAAGTACTACACGGCTAAGCGATCAAAAATAATTGATTTCTCGAAGACAAATCGTAAGATCAGTCATCTGGACACAGCGGCTCCAGACTacaatatttttgaatatttgtgcAGACTATTGGGAGAAAACATTGAAGACATCATCATTCTCAAAGAG gTTGGAACAAAGATGGTCGACATAACTCTCGATTGTTCCGGTTCTGTTATTGTTGCCATAG ATTGCGGAAATGGGGAGCGAATGCATTACGTTTTCGCGGATCAAACGCGACTGAGCGAAGGAACAAAGAATGTTGTCGCTGCAGTAGCTGATTTGTTGTGCATTCATTATGTGCATAACTTCATGTACATGAAGCAAATctcaaagtttttggaattaGTCCAGGAATACTTTTTCAAGATTTTGCCGGCCACTGGATCGAAGTCAAACGCGACTCGCAAAGGACAACAACAAAGAACGGTGAAGCGAGTAATTGCTGCCATTGCAAATTATTCATCGCCGTAA